The following proteins come from a genomic window of Novosphingobium aromaticivorans DSM 12444:
- the gpmA gene encoding 2,3-diphosphoglycerate-dependent phosphoglycerate mutase: MPRLILIRHGQSQWNLENRFTGWWDVDVTEKGAAEAFAAGKLLKDKGVLPTLAFTSLQTRAIKTLHLALEAAGRLWVQEDKDWRLNERHYGGLTGLDKAETAAKHGDEQVKVWRRSFDVPPPPLEAGSEFDLASDPRYDGIAVPATESLKDTIARVLPCWEEKIAPALRAGETVIVSAHGNSLRALVKHLSGISDEDITGLEIPTGQPIVYELDNDLAQVERYYLSER; this comes from the coding sequence ATGCCCCGCCTGATCCTGATTCGTCACGGCCAGTCGCAGTGGAACCTCGAAAACCGCTTCACCGGCTGGTGGGATGTGGACGTGACCGAGAAGGGCGCCGCCGAAGCCTTTGCCGCCGGCAAGCTGCTCAAGGACAAGGGCGTCCTGCCGACGCTCGCCTTCACCTCGTTGCAGACGCGTGCGATCAAGACGCTGCACCTCGCACTCGAGGCAGCTGGTCGGCTGTGGGTGCAGGAAGACAAGGACTGGCGCCTGAACGAGCGTCATTACGGCGGCCTTACCGGTCTCGACAAGGCCGAGACCGCTGCCAAGCACGGCGACGAGCAGGTCAAGGTGTGGCGCCGCAGCTTCGACGTGCCGCCGCCGCCGCTGGAGGCCGGCAGCGAGTTCGATCTGGCGTCGGACCCGCGCTATGACGGGATCGCGGTGCCCGCCACCGAAAGCCTCAAGGACACGATCGCCCGCGTCCTGCCCTGCTGGGAAGAAAAGATCGCGCCCGCGCTTCGTGCCGGCGAGACGGTGATCGTATCGGCGCACGGCAATTCGCTGCGCGCGCTGGTCAAGCACCTGTCGGGCATTTCCGATGAAGACATCACCGGGCTCGAAATCCCCACCGGTCAGCCGATCGTCTACGAACTCGACAACGATCTCGCCCAAGTGGAACGCTATTACCTGTCGGAGCGCTGA